The genomic DNA GCGCAAAAACGACCTGTCCATTGAAAAGTTCACAGAATATTTCCCAGATGAGCAAGCTTGCCAAGACTACTTGTTTCGGCTTAAATGGCCCAATGGCTTTTACTGCCCCGAATGCGGTAATCGCACTGCTTCAATCACTAAAAGAGGCAAGTTTCAGTGTAAACAGTGTAAACATCAAACCACCATTACGGCCGGAACCCTCTTTCATAAATCGCATCTTAGGCTCAAACTCTGGTTCTGGGCCATATATCTTTTTTGCCGTGATAAACGAGGTTGTTCT from Hydrogenispora ethanolica includes the following:
- a CDS encoding transposase, translating into MAKVAKVLKKRKNDLSIEKFTEYFPDEQACQDYLFRLKWPNGFYCPECGNRTASITKRGKFQCKQCKHQTTITAGTLFHKSHLRLKLWFWAIYLFCRDKRGCSAVAIKNALNISYPTAWLMLQKIRSAMIARENEYILNGIVLVDEFFWG